GATGGATTCCCTGGAACTGAATTCACTGTAAGTATATTTCTGCTAACCTCATTTGttagtttcttcatttttcGGTATTTTAGTTGAGAATGATATTTTTGGCAATTTCTTTAGGCTGCTTGAAATTTGTGCAGTTTGATTGAGTTGATTGTGTTTCATTGCTACAACTGTCTTTGCACATATTATGTGTCTTGCTATTACttgtgatttctttttcttgtttccaAGTTGTTTATGTAATTATGTTTACCATTTTCTGCTAGACGTCTGTTTTTTCATGATAACATTTACTTCCAAATTTAtgcttaatttttgtttctgcaaACTGAACTGCTTAAATATCCGCATCCTGTTTTACATTTGGGGATTTCGGCTCTGTTAGCTTCTTGCTATTTGCTTTTGCTTAAAAAGAATTGCTAAAAGGCTAAAGCAAAGTTGCAAAAGTGGAAAGCCTAACCGGTATATTACAAATGAGCAAATAACTAAATCGCAATATCTTTtctaacatatattatatatatatattttatttcaagtaaAATAGCCTTAGAACCTTAAAGACTTgattttagatatatatatatatatatatatatatatatttagttttccAGTCTCACCATGGTGATTTGCATGTATATGTTTGCAGGAATCATCTAAATCTGGGAATTGGAGCAAGGAAGTGAACCATGAAGATGATTCTGATGTTCTCATTGAATGCCGAAACGTGTACAAATCATTTGGAGAAAAGCACATCCTGCGAGGTGTGAGCTTCaaggttatatttttatttttttgcttttatgttttcttttattctagAGGTACTTGGGGGACTATATGAGGGTCATTTCAGGTTATTAGTCACCTTCAAATTCCCCAATTGAATATTCTCTTTTCATTAGTGTTTTGGGGTTTCGACATGCTTTAGAACAATATTAAAGGATTGAAGCTAAGGCTGCATGCTGTCATTGATTCTTAAAGGCCAGTTATCTGGTTGTTTGGTTCTAAATTTGATTAGTTTGGTCTGTTTCCTCTCCTGTACAATCTTCCCTTCTTTCAGCCtcatagtttttattattaatgtcCTCTTTCATCAGTGTATAAAGCGATGACATGATTACAATAATTGGTTTTAATCTATGATGCTCAGACTTGAGATACTTGGCTGAGTAATTCTATGACAGCTTGATACTGACAAGAATTTTGGATCTGGGTCAAACATGGTTGATGGCTGGAGATATTGACAACTCATTGGCTGCCTTGCTGGTAGTCTAGTAGGTGTAATGGTCCTTGGTTATCTAGAACCTTGTTGTCTATTGATCATGGTTGGTATGCAGTCAACGTTTGAcatgaaaaaaatggaaatctCCACTTCAAATTTGATGTTCTGATAGCATGTGTTTTCTGATATCATCAAGAAGGACAGAGAGTAAAAGTGAAGAAGTGCAGGTAATTTTGTGATTCTAATTTGAAGAAActatattgacttgaaaaacattaaaactaaacTGAAGAAATTTTGATTATGTATCTGGACTTCTAAAACTTCCTTATACAATACGAagatagtatatatatatagatctTAGAAGTAACTACTTCTCTTAACAGCTAGCTAACAACCTGAGCTAAACACCAACTACTTGAATAACTATCTTCAACAATACTAACAGACTAGCTATATCCTTAACAAAAAGAATGTCATATAATATGCCATCTTGGCTCAGGATTGGAAGTAGTTCTATATTGAACCGAAGCTCCTCTTTATCAGTCCATCTCAAATCAGACTGGGCAAATTGTGTCTAATGATGTGGGTGCTGCACCTTTTAAGAGCATCATTTGCTCACAGCCAAAACACGTTGAAATGAGGATACTTTAAGGCTGCTAAACTATACCTAACAGTTTGTGCCATAGAGAAAATGGGATATATAAGCATCGTGTTAACCATAACTTTGTTACATCTTTAAATATTTGTGCCAAGTATATGTTTACAGTTTATGGTCATATACACATATCTTGTTCTATTCTCCATGATGCATCAATGTGCTCATTGTACaacccaattttgcccgggcccaaatggcccaataCCCGAGGCCCATTACAAACTAAACCCCAAACAAGCCTAGACTGCCCAAATAACCCACTACAAAAAACCCAGGCCCAATTATAACCCAAGCCCAATTACAATAGAATAATCAGAAAAAAGAccctaaccctaggtgcgccgcacctaagGCCTTCGTCCACCTGCCCTCTGACCGGTGCCGCGCCTGCTCTCTGCGCCACCTGCAAAATTGACCAAAGTAGAAGTTAGCCAAATCGGCtatatagggaaaaataaaaacattgtaATGGCCACTGGCCTTTGAAAAAAACATTAAGaaaatcagagaaaaaaaatgggtGATTTTTTGTGTTCGAATATCCTttctgttttcattttcttgttttattttttacctttttatactaaataacaaagaaacagaagaaaagCCTTACCTGCGCCGCGCCGGAGAAAGGGGAAAGCGAACGGTTTCCTCCTTTTCCCTTCGGTTTTGGCCCATTTTTTAACGAACCCAACCTCGAATCCGGGTTCCAAGGAATGATCGGCTTCAAATGGGGCTAAAAAGACCCGATTTTGCACCTCCGACCGCCGCCGCCGCCCGCCGGAACCTCGGGCCGGAGTAAGGGGGGAAGTTTTCGTGGAAGGAGGGGAaggatttagttttttttttttaaatgaggggctgaatgttttaaaaaaaaattattaacttaaataCCCTAattaaaacggtgccgtttttgCAAGGGGTCAGgagccaaaacggcgtcgtttcggCCCTGACCCGCGTAGTGACCCGGCCCCgggggaaggatccgcgtgttttcgttTATGGGGTCATTTGCGCAATTGGCTCCTCTGATTTTGTGGCATATTCAATGCagttttctattttacttaattttggccataaaattttgtttctgTTTCAATTTGGCCCATATGACATGTGCACGTACCTCTCTGGAACGGCACTGTTTAATCAACAtgggaatatttcccatttggcCCCCCTCTCCTTTCGCACGACCAGATTTAACCCTTtcctgttttcttttctttgattttggCCCCAAATTTCGTTTAAGTTTCAACTTAACCCTTCATTTATTATTctagttattttatttctaaattagcTGATATTGTTATTACCGTTGCATAAcatcattaatattatattattattattgccaTGTACTCTGTTGATTCCAAgttttgttatatataaatatatatatacatagatttttacttttttttaatttatttattttcatattgttactattgttttatcttatatttatttatttacttatgtgttcatcattatttttatgaaatattttagcCCTAGTGGTTTACTATATcatgtataattattttgtcatcttttagttatttatttattattttgttgtggtTGCTCGCGTTATGTTCACATCATCGTATTGTTTTGTTACAAGTGTTAATAtcgtgttttatttttactatttcgtgttagattaattttattcaattcataaattatgatttttgaataagaaaaatctcgtgtttagatttgagaaggtcgtaccctaacttactaggtttcgattttcacaatgaATCTAAATACACGGATCTTGTTCAAACTTAAGCTTTAAACGATCtcagaaattaagaaaagatcgagTCTTAACTTACTGGGTCTGATCCCGTTTTTAAAATTCGagatagttaaatatcttttaaataagcaatTTTTAgcattcattcgcgtatcgagaattcgagacattgtgtcctaacttactaaatatgattctctttcttaattaacgtgaaatatgctcttttcccgaaaatttttaacattttaaaacaaaggatcatattttaaatctcttcaaaaatttcaattttcgactttaagacattaactaatcaattagGTGCCAATTTTTaggcgttacaagggtgctaatccttcctcgtacgtaaccgactcccgaacctgtttttctaaatttcatggaccaaaattgttgttttaataaaatcaaatcatttattaaaaacaactatttttcgaggtgatccgattacaccttatcaaaaaggattggtggcgactcccatattcgttttcatttttaaaatctaagcCGACTCCGTTTCCACAAAAAAAAAGGTGTCAACACTCATATCCTAATTTGGATCCCTTTTGACAACTTCCCCATGTCTAAGAATTCTGAAATGGTGAGACAGAAATGCAGACATTTTGTGTTGGATACTCGTATCCCACTTTATGCCATCTAGGTCAAAATCATTCATTGAGTATGATCATAGCTCAAGTTTTTTGCTTTCAAAGTTTCAGGTCATTTTGTAGTTTTATGTTGtgtttttttcccttaatcTTACTCTCTTATCTGTTGATTCCCAACTTTTCCCCTGATCGATAGATTAGGCATGGTGAAGGTGTTGGGATTATTGGTCCTTCTGGCGCTGGGAAATCTACCATTCTGAAGATTATTGTTGGACCTCTTGCTCCAGACAGGGTGAGTAATGCATATTGAGCATGGTTATCTAACTATGTTGTATATATATTCGTTATTACTTGGTTCGGGTACTCAATAGCTGCGGTATCATGACCAGTGATCCAGTAACCAAAAATCTGCTTGGCTAATACAGTATTTGTAACTCATGGTGAGTCAGAACCAAATGATACCatggaaatggaaaatgaatggtATATTGGGATCATTTTAATGGGTGGGATTCCACCTTTGAGGAGAGTTTCACAATCTCTCATAGTTGAGCTTCTCTGACTGAAAGCAAGAACAGGAACACGCTACCATGGTTGCTATAAATGCttctaattaaaacaaaaaatgggAAGCAATTTGCCAAGTTTTGTTACTTGCGACTATCAATAGCAATAACattagaggtgtccatgggccagGTCGGGTCGGGCCCACAAAAAATTTCAACCCGCTtcttaggcccgggcccggctcGGCTCAAAATATGGGCTTGAGATTTTTCCTAGGCCCGGCCCGAGGAAAAAATATGGAACCCGGGCCCAGCCCGACCCGGTCTGGCCcgtttttcatttaaaattaaaattatatttttattaaaattaaaactaattgttattaaaattaattgttatcaaaattaattgttattaaaattgtgtcaaattatatatttttttgctagtcaacattttgtaaaatctaacattttgttagtaaaattattaattgttaattatattaattgttactaaaattatcaaattatatcaaattattaattattaattgttactaacattttgttagtaaaattattaattgttaattgtattaattgttgtaacaaaatctaacattttgtaatttaaaataaaactaaaactagtaatagtatattctaaaaataaaaatatatatctaatatattttcgggccgggccttggccaaaaaaattttgcccGAGGCCCAgcctgttttctaaacgggcctcattttttgcccaagcccatatttcgggcctatatttttacctaaaccctctcatatttcgggcgggccgtcgggccgggtcGAGccacccggcccatgaacacctctaaatAACATGATCTGGGCTGAACTTTGCTCAGCTCATTAGGAACAAGCAAGGCATCAAAGCTTATGGAAAGAAGAAGTGTCCATGGTTTTAAACAGATTTTTATGTATCTATTTATTGTTCAAAGGATTAAGCAGATTTCAATTGTCAAAAAATTGATGTTTACGTATAACACTAAACAAtaagttgaagaaagaaaatttagtaTTGggagtaaaaaattatattaacttataaataaattaatttcaatactGATACTTGTCATTTCATTTACAATtgttattctaaattttatttggattttctCGCGTATCAAATTCAACGGCATTTAAAAAAGCTGGAATTAAGGTTTCACtttattttgctttttcttttcttttcttttataatcataattaatccAAATTAGACCTGTCCATAGGCCGGGTCCGGGCCGGGCCcacaaaaaatttcagcccaCTTACTAGGCCTGGGCCCGGCCCATAATATGGGCTTAAGATTTTGctcaggcccggcccgggaaaataTGGGGCCCGAGCCCAGCCCTGCccgttttaattaaaattaaaattattttttaataaaattaaaactaattgttattaaaattaattgttagcaaaattatcaaattattcattgttaattatattaattgttgtaataaaatctaacatttgattagtaaaattatcaaattattaattgtattaattgtattaattgtattaaatgTTTTAGCAAAATCTAagatttgattagtaaaacaaacttgatattttattattattattttgtaacttaaaataaaaaactattatattttaaaaaaattattatgaaagtaaatgaaacttaaaataaaaactattagattttaaaaataaaaaaatattttttattatattttcagtAGGGAACTGGGCCAAAAATTTTGCTCGAGGCCTGCCGTTTTAAACGGCCTAAATTTTTCCCaagctcatatttcgggcctatatttttacccgaaccctcccatatttcgggcgggccatcgggccgagccgggccgcccgacccatggacaggtctagtctAAACCATCTTTGGCTTTAACTGGGCAAGTTGGTTGTGTTATCTCATTTGCCTTATCCAGCTTTTATCTTTTGATCTTAATTTCATACTGCGAAAATCAGAAATTAAACCTATTCATAGCTTAGATTATGTGTTTAGACTTGAAGGCTcggtttgagaaaaaaaataatagacctaaaaaaaatggtttggataacaaaattaggaaaatatgaGCCAGGCATGGTTTAAACCTTCAAGGCTTGGGCCGAGCCCAGCCCGATCCTACCCATTtctaagtttataatactttatattatataatttagaacaccttaaaaaacaaacatatatgAAGTATATAATACTATTTCAATATAATGTTAAgatactatataaaaaatttcaaaaataaaaatgcacaaaattattagatattaaaataaaataaatattttaaaaattaaaaaaatgtatagatcaaaaatgaatttgaattaatattttaaaaatatggatgaaatttaaataaaatttacgtTGAAAGGGTGGATGTTGGTATTCCTTGTGGAACCATAGCAAAATGGTCTTAACCCTTACTTGTTACGAAAACGAAAACAAATTATtatggttttaaaattaatataatttgatataattaatatatttatgttaatcATTGTTAacctttcaaattatttctacaaaaaaattaaaattaagttaaatataaatataatttatttagcagTTAAATCATtatatcttatttaattaatcttataAAAATTCACATCAATATtgtaacaaataatattataaaacaaaataagtctTTATATccacatattttattaatttaatttctaaacaatTAATGGGTTACATATAAAATGTAAGtcccaaaattttacaaataatccATTGTTTTCTaaacatgattttttaatattttaattaataagcaTAACTATTATTCAAAAATGTACATAAAAAATTGTCAAACCGTAACTACCACTAAGcattaaaaaaatcctaaatcgaaatttgttaatttatttttacttaatttcaattataaatatcgctcttttaatttggaaaataaaagttggtcACGGCAGATGTTGGCctcaattaatataaatgtcGCTCTTTAATGTATTTCTAAGCACTTCAACTACACCTGCCTTTGCTTCACATACTTATTCCTAGCTTACTAATCTGTGAAAAACAATGGAATTTCCTGGCAACTCTTCATCATCAACATTTTCTTTCGGTTTCTCCGGCAACATTAATATTAAGGGTGACACGAAAATCGTTACACTAATCCAACTTACAGCCATCTCTGCCATTTTTCTGTTCAAG
The sequence above is a segment of the Gossypium raimondii isolate GPD5lz chromosome 4, ASM2569854v1, whole genome shotgun sequence genome. Coding sequences within it:
- the LOC105779767 gene encoding protein TRIGALACTOSYLDIACYLGLYCEROL 3, chloroplastic isoform X2 — its product is MAPTRNLGHDGFPGTEFTESSKSGNWSKEVNHEDDSDVLIECRNVYKSFGEKHILRGVSFKLDTDKNFGSGSNMVDGWRY
- the LOC105779767 gene encoding protein TRIGALACTOSYLDIACYLGLYCEROL 3, chloroplastic isoform X1 yields the protein MAPTRNLGHDGFPGTEFTESSKSGNWSKEVNHEDDSDVLIECRNVYKSFGEKHILRGVSFKIRHGEGVGIIGPSGAGKSTILKIIVGPLAPDRVSNAY